The following are from one region of the Salminus brasiliensis chromosome 14, fSalBra1.hap2, whole genome shotgun sequence genome:
- the lima1a gene encoding LIM domain and actin-binding protein 1a isoform X1 — protein MAVSSFDRRQWASQSLRVTAKELSIVGTRGKSTALAERFSKYQKAAEEINFDKKKPVESSDPALRTGNLSALKKRWEVQQPLSPSSSAPQPRIQDQTRDPPTDARRTSAGFADKHTPSKAGGISSNTKPDDFLDGQVSQEHLQSPRKAVMENWVQRDAESLEASEVTSTTIEKPNVPLSSLKMMFENKVSGEQMKTEGSGPEKMELGDKGVFGGDPTVENTPLRDRMALYQAAVSKQDTPCSTPSELDMEVCSSSVKQKENVPPATQDVQISTSEPNSRKGSSTDSNGPTATTPVSDQGPSKAFKKFRLPVRESCVMCLKTVYPLERLVANQQVYHSTCFRCAHCNTKLSLGSYASLHSNVYCKPHFCQLFKAKGNYDEGFGHRPHKELWEARGDDLEEQVKDVPKDSTTSPTVEESPLEKVNVLAATLETRAQSASERAEKPVETGRLKISWPPRTDEGEGDSLKASVEGGVRPIRPKWPPEGDSSPVSPERAELSSIHRSSSLKERSRPFSVTNSAPVIQPCETHPVQPQLVDKEDFSEEDMSPVQVTADTPLSTEDPMMASPTQQEEEEEEEEEEAEAQQDEENGRDVEENMEGEEKDGRQEEEEPASLTCQSTSLDITPPSSPLSESEPGSGSEMERQKSSQDVGFWEGEEDQGDESVEEQIRRNRHYDDEDED, from the exons ATGGCCGTCAGCTCGTTCGACCGAAGACAGTGGGCCTCCCAGTCCCTGCGCGTCACAGCTAAAGAACTGTCCATCGTGGGAACACGGGGGAAAAGCACGGCTCTGGCTGAGCGCTTCTCAAA GTACCAGAAGGCAGCAGAAGAGATCAACTTTGACAAGAAAAAA CCTGTGGAGAGTTCAGACCCTGCCCTGCGCACCGGCAATCTCAGCGCTCTGAAGAAGCGGTGGGAGGTCCAGCAGCCTCTCTCCCCCAGTTCTTCAGCACCGCAACCCCGAATCCAGGACCAAACCCGAGACCCGCCCACAGACGCTCGGAGAACATCTGCAGGCTTTGCAGACAAACACACCCCATCAAAAGCTGGTGGCATATCCTCCAACACAAAGCCAGACGATTTCCTAGACGGCCAGGTTAGTCAAGAGCACCTTCAGAGCCCCAGGAAAGCAGTTATGGAGAACTGGGTGCAGCGAGATGCGGAGAGCCTAGAGGCGTCGGAAGTGACCAGCACCACAATTGAGAAACCCAACGTTCCTCTCAGCAGCCTCAAAATGATGTTCGAGAACAAG GTTTCTGGGGAGCAAATGAAAACAGAAGGAAGTGGTCCGGAGAAAATGGAACTTGGAGACAAAG gagtgtttggtggagacCCGACGGTGGAGAACACTCCACTCAGGGACAGAATGGCCCTTTATCAGGCAGCAGTGTCTAAACAAGACACCCCTTGCTCCACTCCT AGTGAACTGGACATGGAGGTGTGCAGCTCCAGTGTCAAACAGAAGGAGAATGTCCCTCCGGCCACCCAAGATGTG CAGATCTCGACCTCTGAACCCAACAGCAGAAAAGGTTCATCTACAGACAGCAATG GCCCCACTGCAACTACTCCAGTTTCTGACCAAGGTCCAAGTAAAGCTTTTAAG AAGTTCCGCCTTCCTGTGCGAGAGAGCTGTGTGATGTGCCTGAAGACTGTTTACCCCTTGGAGCGACTAGTAGCCAATCAGCAAGTCTACCACAGTACCTGCTTCCGCTGTGCCCACTGCAACACCAAGCTGAG CCTGGGGAGCTACGCCTCTCTACACAGCAATGTCTACTGCAAGCCCCACTTCTGCCAGCTCTTTAAAGCCAAAGGCAACTACGATGAGGGTTTCGGCCACAGACCTCATAAGGAGCTATGGGAGGCTCGAGGAGATGACctggaggagcaggtgaaggatgTCCCAAAGGACAGCACTACCAGTCCCACAGTGGAGGAGTCTCCCCTGGAAAAAGTCAACGTCCTTGCTGCGACTTTAGAGACCCGAGCTCAGTCCGCATCCGAGCGGGCGGAGAAGCCAGTGGAAACCGGCCGGCTGAAGATTTCTTGGCCTCCTAGGACGGATGAAGGTGAGGGAGATTCGCTTAAGGCATCTGTTGAGGGTGGCGTGCGTCCCATTCGCCCCAAGTGGCCACCAGAGGGCGACTCCTCCCCAGTCAGCCCGGAGAGAGCAGAGCTGTCCAGCATCCACAGGAGCTCCTCCCTCAAAGAGCGTAGCCGGCCATTCTCAGTCACCAACTCCGCACCGGTCATTCAGCCCTGTGAGACACACCCTGTTCAACCCCAGCTGGTGGACAAAGAGGACTTTTCTGAGGAAGACATGTCCCCCGTTCAAGTGACTGCGGACACGCCTCTGAGTACTGAAGACCCAATGATGGCCAGTCCCACTCagcaagaggaggaggaagaggaagaggaggaggaagcgGAAGCCCAACAGGACGAGGAGAACGGCCGAGACGTTGAGGAAAATATggaaggagaagagaaagatgGCCGACAGGAAGAGGAGGAGCCCGCCTCCTTAACATGCCAGAGCACTTCACTGGATATCACGCCTCCATCCTCGCCCCTCAGCGAATCGGAGCCAGGCTCCGGATCCGAAATGGAGCGACAGAAATCCTCTCAGGACGTGGGATTCTGGGAAGGCGAGGAAGACCAGGGTGACGAGTCGGTGGAGGAACAGATCCGAAGGAATCGCCACTACGATGACGAGGACGAAGACTGA
- the lima1a gene encoding LIM domain and actin-binding protein 1a isoform X2, with protein MAVSSFDRRQWASQSLRVTAKELSIVGTRGKSTALAERFSKYQKAAEEINFDKKKPVESSDPALRTGNLSALKKRWEVQQPLSPSSSAPQPRIQDQTRDPPTDARRTSAGFADKHTPSKAGGISSNTKPDDFLDGQVSQEHLQSPRKAVMENWVQRDAESLEASEVTSTTIEKPNVPLSSLKMMFENKVSGEQMKTEGSGPEKMELGDKGVFGGDPTVENTPLRDRMALYQAAVSKQDTPCSTPSELDMEVCSSSVKQKENVPPATQDVISTSEPNSRKGSSTDSNGPTATTPVSDQGPSKAFKKFRLPVRESCVMCLKTVYPLERLVANQQVYHSTCFRCAHCNTKLSLGSYASLHSNVYCKPHFCQLFKAKGNYDEGFGHRPHKELWEARGDDLEEQVKDVPKDSTTSPTVEESPLEKVNVLAATLETRAQSASERAEKPVETGRLKISWPPRTDEGEGDSLKASVEGGVRPIRPKWPPEGDSSPVSPERAELSSIHRSSSLKERSRPFSVTNSAPVIQPCETHPVQPQLVDKEDFSEEDMSPVQVTADTPLSTEDPMMASPTQQEEEEEEEEEEAEAQQDEENGRDVEENMEGEEKDGRQEEEEPASLTCQSTSLDITPPSSPLSESEPGSGSEMERQKSSQDVGFWEGEEDQGDESVEEQIRRNRHYDDEDED; from the exons ATGGCCGTCAGCTCGTTCGACCGAAGACAGTGGGCCTCCCAGTCCCTGCGCGTCACAGCTAAAGAACTGTCCATCGTGGGAACACGGGGGAAAAGCACGGCTCTGGCTGAGCGCTTCTCAAA GTACCAGAAGGCAGCAGAAGAGATCAACTTTGACAAGAAAAAA CCTGTGGAGAGTTCAGACCCTGCCCTGCGCACCGGCAATCTCAGCGCTCTGAAGAAGCGGTGGGAGGTCCAGCAGCCTCTCTCCCCCAGTTCTTCAGCACCGCAACCCCGAATCCAGGACCAAACCCGAGACCCGCCCACAGACGCTCGGAGAACATCTGCAGGCTTTGCAGACAAACACACCCCATCAAAAGCTGGTGGCATATCCTCCAACACAAAGCCAGACGATTTCCTAGACGGCCAGGTTAGTCAAGAGCACCTTCAGAGCCCCAGGAAAGCAGTTATGGAGAACTGGGTGCAGCGAGATGCGGAGAGCCTAGAGGCGTCGGAAGTGACCAGCACCACAATTGAGAAACCCAACGTTCCTCTCAGCAGCCTCAAAATGATGTTCGAGAACAAG GTTTCTGGGGAGCAAATGAAAACAGAAGGAAGTGGTCCGGAGAAAATGGAACTTGGAGACAAAG gagtgtttggtggagacCCGACGGTGGAGAACACTCCACTCAGGGACAGAATGGCCCTTTATCAGGCAGCAGTGTCTAAACAAGACACCCCTTGCTCCACTCCT AGTGAACTGGACATGGAGGTGTGCAGCTCCAGTGTCAAACAGAAGGAGAATGTCCCTCCGGCCACCCAAGATGTG ATCTCGACCTCTGAACCCAACAGCAGAAAAGGTTCATCTACAGACAGCAATG GCCCCACTGCAACTACTCCAGTTTCTGACCAAGGTCCAAGTAAAGCTTTTAAG AAGTTCCGCCTTCCTGTGCGAGAGAGCTGTGTGATGTGCCTGAAGACTGTTTACCCCTTGGAGCGACTAGTAGCCAATCAGCAAGTCTACCACAGTACCTGCTTCCGCTGTGCCCACTGCAACACCAAGCTGAG CCTGGGGAGCTACGCCTCTCTACACAGCAATGTCTACTGCAAGCCCCACTTCTGCCAGCTCTTTAAAGCCAAAGGCAACTACGATGAGGGTTTCGGCCACAGACCTCATAAGGAGCTATGGGAGGCTCGAGGAGATGACctggaggagcaggtgaaggatgTCCCAAAGGACAGCACTACCAGTCCCACAGTGGAGGAGTCTCCCCTGGAAAAAGTCAACGTCCTTGCTGCGACTTTAGAGACCCGAGCTCAGTCCGCATCCGAGCGGGCGGAGAAGCCAGTGGAAACCGGCCGGCTGAAGATTTCTTGGCCTCCTAGGACGGATGAAGGTGAGGGAGATTCGCTTAAGGCATCTGTTGAGGGTGGCGTGCGTCCCATTCGCCCCAAGTGGCCACCAGAGGGCGACTCCTCCCCAGTCAGCCCGGAGAGAGCAGAGCTGTCCAGCATCCACAGGAGCTCCTCCCTCAAAGAGCGTAGCCGGCCATTCTCAGTCACCAACTCCGCACCGGTCATTCAGCCCTGTGAGACACACCCTGTTCAACCCCAGCTGGTGGACAAAGAGGACTTTTCTGAGGAAGACATGTCCCCCGTTCAAGTGACTGCGGACACGCCTCTGAGTACTGAAGACCCAATGATGGCCAGTCCCACTCagcaagaggaggaggaagaggaagaggaggaggaagcgGAAGCCCAACAGGACGAGGAGAACGGCCGAGACGTTGAGGAAAATATggaaggagaagagaaagatgGCCGACAGGAAGAGGAGGAGCCCGCCTCCTTAACATGCCAGAGCACTTCACTGGATATCACGCCTCCATCCTCGCCCCTCAGCGAATCGGAGCCAGGCTCCGGATCCGAAATGGAGCGACAGAAATCCTCTCAGGACGTGGGATTCTGGGAAGGCGAGGAAGACCAGGGTGACGAGTCGGTGGAGGAACAGATCCGAAGGAATCGCCACTACGATGACGAGGACGAAGACTGA
- the lima1a gene encoding LIM domain and actin-binding protein 1a isoform X3, translated as MAVSSFDRRQWASQSLRVTAKELSIVGTRGKSTALAERFSKYQKAAEEINFDKKKPVESSDPALRTGNLSALKKRWEVQQPLSPSSSAPQPRIQDQTRDPPTDARRTSAGFADKHTPSKAGGISSNTKPDDFLDGQVSQEHLQSPRKAVMENWVQRDAESLEASEVTSTTIEKPNVPLSSLKMMFENKVSGEQMKTEGSGPEKMELGDKGVFGGDPTVENTPLRDRMALYQAAVSKQDTPCSTPSELDMEVCSSSVKQKENVPPATQDVQISTSEPNSRKGSSTDSNGPTATTPVSDQGPSKAFKFRLPVRESCVMCLKTVYPLERLVANQQVYHSTCFRCAHCNTKLSLGSYASLHSNVYCKPHFCQLFKAKGNYDEGFGHRPHKELWEARGDDLEEQVKDVPKDSTTSPTVEESPLEKVNVLAATLETRAQSASERAEKPVETGRLKISWPPRTDEGEGDSLKASVEGGVRPIRPKWPPEGDSSPVSPERAELSSIHRSSSLKERSRPFSVTNSAPVIQPCETHPVQPQLVDKEDFSEEDMSPVQVTADTPLSTEDPMMASPTQQEEEEEEEEEEAEAQQDEENGRDVEENMEGEEKDGRQEEEEPASLTCQSTSLDITPPSSPLSESEPGSGSEMERQKSSQDVGFWEGEEDQGDESVEEQIRRNRHYDDEDED; from the exons ATGGCCGTCAGCTCGTTCGACCGAAGACAGTGGGCCTCCCAGTCCCTGCGCGTCACAGCTAAAGAACTGTCCATCGTGGGAACACGGGGGAAAAGCACGGCTCTGGCTGAGCGCTTCTCAAA GTACCAGAAGGCAGCAGAAGAGATCAACTTTGACAAGAAAAAA CCTGTGGAGAGTTCAGACCCTGCCCTGCGCACCGGCAATCTCAGCGCTCTGAAGAAGCGGTGGGAGGTCCAGCAGCCTCTCTCCCCCAGTTCTTCAGCACCGCAACCCCGAATCCAGGACCAAACCCGAGACCCGCCCACAGACGCTCGGAGAACATCTGCAGGCTTTGCAGACAAACACACCCCATCAAAAGCTGGTGGCATATCCTCCAACACAAAGCCAGACGATTTCCTAGACGGCCAGGTTAGTCAAGAGCACCTTCAGAGCCCCAGGAAAGCAGTTATGGAGAACTGGGTGCAGCGAGATGCGGAGAGCCTAGAGGCGTCGGAAGTGACCAGCACCACAATTGAGAAACCCAACGTTCCTCTCAGCAGCCTCAAAATGATGTTCGAGAACAAG GTTTCTGGGGAGCAAATGAAAACAGAAGGAAGTGGTCCGGAGAAAATGGAACTTGGAGACAAAG gagtgtttggtggagacCCGACGGTGGAGAACACTCCACTCAGGGACAGAATGGCCCTTTATCAGGCAGCAGTGTCTAAACAAGACACCCCTTGCTCCACTCCT AGTGAACTGGACATGGAGGTGTGCAGCTCCAGTGTCAAACAGAAGGAGAATGTCCCTCCGGCCACCCAAGATGTG CAGATCTCGACCTCTGAACCCAACAGCAGAAAAGGTTCATCTACAGACAGCAATG GCCCCACTGCAACTACTCCAGTTTCTGACCAAGGTCCAAGTAAAGCTTTTAAG TTCCGCCTTCCTGTGCGAGAGAGCTGTGTGATGTGCCTGAAGACTGTTTACCCCTTGGAGCGACTAGTAGCCAATCAGCAAGTCTACCACAGTACCTGCTTCCGCTGTGCCCACTGCAACACCAAGCTGAG CCTGGGGAGCTACGCCTCTCTACACAGCAATGTCTACTGCAAGCCCCACTTCTGCCAGCTCTTTAAAGCCAAAGGCAACTACGATGAGGGTTTCGGCCACAGACCTCATAAGGAGCTATGGGAGGCTCGAGGAGATGACctggaggagcaggtgaaggatgTCCCAAAGGACAGCACTACCAGTCCCACAGTGGAGGAGTCTCCCCTGGAAAAAGTCAACGTCCTTGCTGCGACTTTAGAGACCCGAGCTCAGTCCGCATCCGAGCGGGCGGAGAAGCCAGTGGAAACCGGCCGGCTGAAGATTTCTTGGCCTCCTAGGACGGATGAAGGTGAGGGAGATTCGCTTAAGGCATCTGTTGAGGGTGGCGTGCGTCCCATTCGCCCCAAGTGGCCACCAGAGGGCGACTCCTCCCCAGTCAGCCCGGAGAGAGCAGAGCTGTCCAGCATCCACAGGAGCTCCTCCCTCAAAGAGCGTAGCCGGCCATTCTCAGTCACCAACTCCGCACCGGTCATTCAGCCCTGTGAGACACACCCTGTTCAACCCCAGCTGGTGGACAAAGAGGACTTTTCTGAGGAAGACATGTCCCCCGTTCAAGTGACTGCGGACACGCCTCTGAGTACTGAAGACCCAATGATGGCCAGTCCCACTCagcaagaggaggaggaagaggaagaggaggaggaagcgGAAGCCCAACAGGACGAGGAGAACGGCCGAGACGTTGAGGAAAATATggaaggagaagagaaagatgGCCGACAGGAAGAGGAGGAGCCCGCCTCCTTAACATGCCAGAGCACTTCACTGGATATCACGCCTCCATCCTCGCCCCTCAGCGAATCGGAGCCAGGCTCCGGATCCGAAATGGAGCGACAGAAATCCTCTCAGGACGTGGGATTCTGGGAAGGCGAGGAAGACCAGGGTGACGAGTCGGTGGAGGAACAGATCCGAAGGAATCGCCACTACGATGACGAGGACGAAGACTGA